The genomic DNA ggtgatggtggttgttgaTTTGGTAGTTGTTCAGCGTGGTCGGATGAATGGCAAGCCCACCGCCCGGTGGCCCTGGATGGGGATGGCGCGCGGAGTAGTCCTCCTCGGAAAACGTCTTCTGATACTCGCGCTCCTTCCGTCCGATGCCATTGCTACCCCAGCTACCCTTCACTACCTCCTGGATCCGTCGGCGACACTTGTAGATGACGAGCGCGAGTGCGGTGAGAATAGCGGCCGCACTGACCAACACCACACAGATGATGGCTTGCTGTTGACGGTCAGGATGGGTGCAGCCGAGCAGTTCCGGCGAGAGACTCTGAAGAACTTGATCACGTAACCGATCCGGAGCGGCACAGACGACCGGAATCTGTTGGGTTGTAGAATGACCCGCTGCCGTCACATTGCTTCTGCTCACGAGTAGATTCCGTAGCCACAGTATCTGACAGTCACAGAGCAGTGGGTTCTCTGAGAGATCCAGCTCGACCAGCTCGTTCCATGACAGCATCCCATCGGTAAGCGTCGATAGCGCATTATCCTTCAGTACGATGCGCCGCAGATGTGGTAACCCACTCAGAGCTCCCTCCTGAATATCTGTCAGCGCCTTATTAGACGCAATAACAATCTCCTCAAGGTTTGTGTTCTGTGCAAATGCTCCACTCTCAATTCGGGTCAACTTCAACGATCCTGATATGTCCAATAGCCGGAGATTGCTCAGGCCGGCGAATGCGTTTGCCGGTATACTTTCAAAATCATTCTGCCCAAGCGCTAGTTCCTCCAGTCGCTCGAGAACTGCCAGCTCCGCCGTCGGGATGCGACTCAGTCGATTGTCGGAGAGGTCGAGCGCACGCAGACGCTCCAATCCGCGGAAACTGTCGCGTGTAACGTTCAGCAAGGCAGCACCGTCCAGGTCGAGTCGGCTAAGACCCGGCAGCATGGCGAACGCTTCCTTCGGGATGGAAGCGAACGAGTTTAAGCCGATGTACAGCTCACCGAGAGCACGCAGCGGAGCTAACGCTGGCGATGGCACACTGCTGATTGTGTTATCGTCCAGATACAGTACGCGCAAGTTATTCAACCCCACGAAAGCTTTCGGGTCTATCTTGGCGATTCGGTTCTGACCGAGATTTAGCTCCTCGAGCTTAGGAACTCCCGAGAACACTCCTTCCGGCAGCTCGTCCAGGAAGTTTCCACGCAGATTAAGCACCGTCAGGGCTATCAATCCGACGAACGTTTTGTTGGTGATCGAACCCACCTTGTTGTGGTTCAGATGGAGCTCGGTAAGCTTGCGCTGGTAAGCGAAGGTGCGTGGTGGCATATTGAACAGATGGTTGTAGCTAAGATCCAGGAAGGTAAGATCAGCGTAGAACTGCATCGACGAATCGATCGTTTTGATCTTATTGTTCTTGATGACTAGTCGTTGGATGGAGGGATTCAGTACGATCGGTAGCACGTCCAGCTGTCCCTC from Anopheles stephensi strain Indian chromosome 2, UCI_ANSTEP_V1.0, whole genome shotgun sequence includes the following:
- the LOC118504128 gene encoding insulin-like growth factor-binding protein complex acid labile subunit → MAQEEHVIGRKTSRGHPRRTMLTLSIGIAVVMVMVGTVVVFPAEAAGLTNCPPGCQCDDDNLVVTCGEGQLDVLPIVLNPSIQRLVIKNNKIKTIDSSMQFYADLTFLDLSYNHLFNMPPRTFAYQRKLTELHLNHNKVGSITNKTFVGLIALTVLNLRGNFLDELPEGVFSGVPKLEELNLGQNRIAKIDPKAFVGLNNLRVLYLDDNTISSVPSPALAPLRALGELYIGLNSFASIPKEAFAMLPGLSRLDLDGAALLNVTRDSFRGLERLRALDLSDNRLSRIPTAELAVLERLEELALGQNDFESIPANAFAGLSNLRLLDISGSLKLTRIESGAFAQNTNLEEIVIASNKALTDIQEGALSGLPHLRRIVLKDNALSTLTDGMLSWNELVELDLSENPLLCDCQILWLRNLLVSRSNVTAAGHSTTQQIPVVCAAPDRLRDQVLQSLSPELLGCTHPDRQQQAIICVVLVSAAAILTALALVIYKCRRRIQEVVKGSWGSNGIGRKEREYQKTFSEEDYSARHPHPGPPGGGLAIHPTTLNNYQINNHHHHSHGIRHIPVTEL